A window of the Arenibacter algicola genome harbors these coding sequences:
- a CDS encoding ParA family protein: MKIISVFNNKGGVGKSTLTYHLGNALAELGQRVLMVDLDPQCNLTICAMMEETLHKIWAQEDSYIDDFESAFNQNPDIINSPRSIHFILKPAEDGISEPTNLPPVFSLGNNIDILPGRLSLHKYENKIAERWSGVYQGDNLSIRTITNIRNICQRYAEINNYDYVLIDTSPSLGILNKVIMSTVDGFFIPAQPDMFSLYGIRNIGNALQLWQREFISIYTLISEEKRSKFPSNFVQFLGYTIYNAKRYTRDNEPFNEYNLAQAHYQYVTQIPETIVEYIQESNRTSVSNDLIASPIGGSSIIHSHNTFPAMAQALKCPMWKVPEVYAGLQRTNPEYLAFLNQNGFEYNRGNNGRLAEIGVNYRTFTNELLIRINSL; the protein is encoded by the coding sequence ATGAAAATAATTTCAGTTTTTAACAACAAGGGCGGTGTAGGAAAATCAACCTTAACTTATCATTTAGGAAACGCGTTAGCAGAACTTGGACAAAGAGTTCTTATGGTTGACCTTGACCCACAATGTAACTTGACAATTTGTGCAATGATGGAAGAAACACTTCATAAAATTTGGGCACAAGAAGATAGTTACATTGATGATTTTGAAAGTGCTTTCAATCAAAATCCTGACATTATAAATTCACCAAGAAGTATTCACTTTATCCTAAAGCCGGCCGAGGATGGTATTAGCGAACCGACAAATCTTCCACCAGTTTTTTCATTAGGCAACAATATTGACATTTTACCGGGCAGATTGTCTTTGCACAAATACGAAAACAAAATTGCTGAAAGATGGAGTGGTGTTTACCAAGGCGACAATTTATCTATTCGTACAATTACAAACATTAGAAACATATGTCAACGTTATGCCGAAATAAACAATTATGACTACGTCTTAATTGACACGTCACCAAGTTTGGGCATTTTGAATAAAGTTATTATGTCCACTGTTGACGGTTTCTTTATACCAGCACAACCTGATATGTTTAGTTTATATGGAATTAGAAATATTGGTAACGCATTACAATTGTGGCAAAGAGAATTTATTTCTATTTACACATTGATTTCAGAAGAAAAACGCTCAAAATTTCCTTCTAATTTCGTTCAGTTTCTTGGTTATACAATATACAACGCCAAAAGGTATACGAGAGATAACGAGCCATTCAATGAATATAATTTGGCTCAAGCCCATTACCAATACGTTACTCAAATTCCAGAAACTATTGTTGAATATATTCAGGAGAGTAATCGGACAAGTGTTTCAAATGATTTAATTGCAAGTCCTATTGGCGGTAGCTCAATTATTCACTCCCACAACACATTTCCTGCAATGGCTCAAGCATTAAAATGTCCTATGTGGAAAGTTCCTGAAGTTTATGCAGGCTTACAAAGAACCAATCCTGAATACTTGGCATTTCTAAATCAAAATGGATTTGAATATAATAGAGGAAACAATGGTCGATTGGCTGAGATTGGTGTAAATTATAGAACATTCACAAACGAATTATTAATAAGAATAAATTCGTTATGA
- a CDS encoding helix-turn-helix domain-containing protein, translating to MKNFDLKNEKRALGYRIAELRKTVLNPKTGKPISQEELGFRTGHAKKTIGELERGNTNPRYETLLMISKELNVTINQLFDFDMKEYIKLSK from the coding sequence ATGAAGAATTTTGACCTTAAGAATGAAAAAAGGGCTTTAGGATATAGAATTGCTGAACTTAGAAAAACAGTACTCAACCCTAAAACAGGAAAACCTATTTCTCAAGAGGAATTAGGTTTTAGGACTGGTCACGCTAAAAAGACAATTGGTGAACTTGAAAGAGGGAATACTAACCCAAGGTATGAGACCTTACTAATGATTTCAAAAGAACTTAATGTTACAATCAATCAGCTTTTTGATTTTGATATGAAAGAGTACATTAAATTATCTAAATAG
- a CDS encoding RelA/SpoT domain-containing protein, with amino-acid sequence MTQKPFPIIHSIKTRLKDPDHLKDKIERKLRDGVQISNDNLFGKITDLIGIRVLHLYQDQFPIIHNEILKYIEQGDWTFVEEPKAMTWDPESKKMYDDLKITTEIRSTFYTSVHYLIKPNNNNPNPICCEIQVRTLFEEIWGEIDHSINYPHPTDNVACREQLRVLSKLVGTGTRLADSIFRTLNDHNKNGIDSINK; translated from the coding sequence TTGACTCAAAAGCCATTTCCTATAATTCATTCTATAAAGACAAGGCTTAAAGACCCAGACCATTTAAAAGACAAAATAGAACGCAAATTAAGAGATGGTGTCCAAATATCTAACGACAACTTATTCGGAAAAATTACTGATTTAATAGGTATAAGAGTTTTGCATTTATATCAAGACCAGTTTCCCATAATTCATAATGAAATTCTGAAATACATTGAACAAGGTGATTGGACTTTTGTAGAAGAACCCAAAGCAATGACGTGGGACCCTGAATCCAAAAAAATGTATGACGACCTAAAAATCACAACAGAAATAAGATCTACATTTTACACAAGTGTACATTATCTAATTAAACCAAACAATAACAATCCAAATCCGATTTGTTGTGAAATACAAGTAAGGACACTTTTTGAAGAGATTTGGGGTGAAATTGATCATAGTATTAATTATCCTCACCCAACGGACAATGTTGCGTGTAGGGAACAATTAAGAGTTCTCTCAAAACTTGTTGGTACTGGAACACGTCTAGCAGACTCAATATTCAGAACGTTAAACGACCATAATAAAAATGGAATTGACAGCATTAACAAATAA